The Bacteroidota bacterium genome includes a window with the following:
- a CDS encoding DUF4956 domain-containing protein has translation MINFIQTFLLDVELFNIDLIDVEDSLELVARFFFNTLIIVIIVRYIYYPISKRKDYLFTYTLIATVIFLLCFMLENVKLQLGFALGLFAIFGIIRYRTQQIKIKEMTYLFIVIGVSVINALANKKISYTELLFSNVAIITVTYLLEKRMLLRHESRKVIDYEKIDLIKPEKRKELLADLENRTGLKIKRIEIGKINFLRDIARIRLYYYEDEINYADDVDDYDNRDDDDD, from the coding sequence AAGATTCTTTAGAGTTAGTTGCCCGATTCTTTTTCAACACATTGATAATTGTTATCATTGTACGATATATTTATTATCCGATATCCAAACGTAAAGATTACTTATTTACCTACACTTTGATTGCTACGGTTATTTTCCTTTTATGCTTTATGCTTGAGAATGTTAAACTTCAATTAGGATTTGCACTCGGATTATTTGCAATATTTGGAATTATTCGTTACAGAACACAGCAAATAAAAATTAAAGAAATGACTTATTTGTTCATAGTAATTGGTGTTTCTGTAATAAATGCACTTGCTAATAAAAAAATAAGTTATACTGAACTCCTATTTAGTAATGTTGCAATAATAACAGTTACTTATTTATTAGAAAAGAGAATGCTATTAAGACATGAATCACGTAAAGTTATTGATTATGAGAAAATTGATCTTATTAAACCTGAGAAAAGAAAAGAATTATTAGCAGACCTTGAAAACAGAACAGGATTAAAAATAAAAAGAATAGAGATAGGTAAAATCAATTTTTTAAGAGATATTGCAAGAATTAGATTGTATTATTATGAAGATGAAATAAATTATGCTGACGATGTTGATGATTATGATAATAGAGATGATGATGATGATTAA